From Triticum urartu cultivar G1812 chromosome 2, Tu2.1, whole genome shotgun sequence, a single genomic window includes:
- the LOC125533871 gene encoding uncharacterized protein LOC125533871, which produces MSTPLPSLLPPSPSSVPGRHSFLILPRSCATSTSHLPMDGGAATVCSMCGDIGFPDKLFRCARCRYRFQHSYCTNYYGDGAPASAGADMCDWCLGDVSGKARRSASTSGKQQASVCQDSATTGYSGRIDKAATGGDQESGRRGSTKVGGRRYKLLKDVLC; this is translated from the exons ATGTCCACCCCTCTCCCCTCCCTCCTCCCACCCAGCCCATCTTCTGTCCCTGGTAGACATTCCTTCCTGATCTTGCCTCGCTCTTGTGCTACCTCCACATCTCATCTCCCCATGGACGGCGGCGCCGCCACCGTCTGCTCCATGTGCGGGGACAtcggcttccccgacaagctcttcCGGTGCGCGCGCTGCCGCTACCGCTTCCAGCACTC CTATTGCACGAACTACTACGGCGACGGGGCACCGGCCTCAGCCGGGGCCGACATGTGCGACTGGTGCCTCGGCGACGTCTCCGGGAAGGCCAGGAGGAGCGCGTCTACATCCGGGAAGCAGCAGGCCTCCGTCTGCCAGGATTCGGCCACGACGGGCTACTCCGGCAGGATCGACAAGGCGGCAACCGGCGGCGACCAGGAGAGCGGGCGGCGAGGGTCGACCAAGGTGGGAGGCCGCAGGTACAAGCTGCTCAAGGACGTCCTGTGTTAG